A portion of the Rubritalea squalenifaciens DSM 18772 genome contains these proteins:
- a CDS encoding co-chaperone GroES — MSSITPLGQRVLVKRIEADEVSAGGIVLPDTAKEKPQEATVVALGTGGKNEDGSDFEFSVKVNDVVLISKYGGTDVKVDGVDHLILQESDILGIVG, encoded by the coding sequence ATGTCTAGCATTACACCACTCGGACAGCGCGTACTCGTTAAGCGCATCGAAGCTGATGAAGTCAGCGCAGGCGGTATCGTTCTCCCTGATACAGCCAAGGAAAAGCCACAAGAAGCTACTGTGGTTGCCCTTGGTACAGGCGGTAAGAACGAAGATGGAAGCGACTTCGAATTCTCCGTCAAGGTGAACGATGTCGTTCTGATCTCCAAGTATGGCGGAACTGACGTGAAGGTGGATGGTGTTGATCACCTCATCCTTCAGGAGTCCGACATCCTCGGCATCGTAGGTTAA
- the groL gene encoding chaperonin GroEL (60 kDa chaperone family; promotes refolding of misfolded polypeptides especially under stressful conditions; forms two stacked rings of heptamers to form a barrel-shaped 14mer; ends can be capped by GroES; misfolded proteins enter the barrel where they are refolded when GroES binds), translating into MAKQLEFDEKARQSLLRGVEKLAAAVKATLGPSGRNVIIDKKFGSPTITKDGVSVAKEIELEDAYENMGAQLIREVSSKTSDVAGDGTTTATVLAEAIYKEGLRNVTAGANPISLQRGILKASEAIVARLAEISKEVSDTKEIAQVATVSANWDTEIGDIIAEAMDKVGKDGTITVEEAKGIETTLDVVEGMQFDKGYLSPYFVTDPESMECSLDNALILIHEKKISSLKDMLPLLEKAAKTGRPLLIIAEDVEGEALATLVVNKLRGTLNIAAVKAPGFGDRRKAMLEDIAILTGGKVITEELGIKLEAVELDDLGSAKRISISKDATTIVEGEGGSDAITGRVNQIRRQIGETTSDYDREKLQERLAKLAGGVAVINVGAATETEMKEKKDRVDDALHATRAAVEEGIVPGGGTALIRAQAALDTLELAGDEATGAEIVRRAVEAPLRQLALNAGREGALIVDKVKDADGSNGYNVATDEYCDLVEAGVVDPTKVTRSALQHACSISGLLLTTECLITDIPEPEAAGGGHGHDHGMGGMGGMM; encoded by the coding sequence ATGGCTAAGCAATTAGAATTTGACGAAAAGGCACGCCAGTCCCTTCTCCGCGGTGTGGAGAAGCTCGCTGCAGCTGTTAAAGCAACACTTGGACCATCCGGTCGCAACGTAATCATCGACAAGAAGTTCGGTTCCCCAACAATCACCAAGGATGGTGTTTCTGTTGCTAAGGAAATCGAGCTTGAGGACGCATACGAGAACATGGGCGCTCAGCTCATCCGTGAAGTATCCTCCAAGACATCCGACGTTGCTGGTGACGGTACCACCACAGCGACCGTTCTTGCTGAAGCAATCTACAAGGAAGGTCTTCGTAACGTAACAGCTGGCGCTAACCCAATCAGCCTCCAGCGTGGTATTCTCAAGGCATCCGAGGCAATCGTTGCTCGCCTTGCAGAGATCTCCAAGGAAGTTTCCGACACCAAGGAAATCGCTCAGGTGGCGACTGTTTCCGCTAACTGGGACACAGAGATCGGTGACATCATTGCTGAAGCGATGGACAAGGTTGGCAAAGACGGCACCATCACCGTTGAAGAAGCCAAGGGTATCGAAACCACTCTCGACGTGGTTGAAGGTATGCAGTTCGACAAGGGCTACCTTTCTCCTTACTTCGTGACTGATCCAGAGAGCATGGAGTGCTCCCTCGACAACGCTCTCATCCTCATCCACGAGAAGAAGATCTCCTCCCTGAAGGACATGCTTCCACTCCTTGAGAAAGCAGCCAAGACAGGCCGCCCACTTCTCATCATTGCTGAGGACGTTGAAGGTGAAGCCCTCGCTACTCTCGTAGTGAACAAGCTCCGCGGTACTCTCAACATCGCTGCAGTTAAGGCTCCAGGTTTCGGTGACCGTCGTAAGGCTATGCTCGAAGACATCGCCATCCTCACCGGTGGTAAGGTCATCACTGAAGAGCTTGGCATCAAGCTTGAGGCTGTTGAGCTCGACGACCTTGGTTCCGCTAAGCGTATCTCTATCTCCAAGGACGCTACCACCATCGTTGAAGGTGAAGGTGGTTCCGATGCCATCACTGGCCGTGTGAACCAGATCCGCCGTCAGATTGGTGAAACTACTTCCGACTACGACCGCGAGAAGCTCCAGGAGCGTCTTGCCAAGCTCGCAGGTGGTGTTGCCGTGATCAACGTTGGTGCTGCTACTGAGACAGAGATGAAGGAGAAGAAGGATCGCGTAGACGATGCTCTCCACGCTACACGTGCAGCTGTTGAAGAAGGTATCGTCCCAGGTGGTGGTACTGCACTCATCCGCGCACAGGCAGCTCTCGATACTCTTGAGCTTGCAGGTGACGAAGCTACAGGTGCTGAGATCGTTCGCCGTGCCGTTGAAGCTCCACTTCGCCAGCTTGCCCTCAACGCAGGCCGTGAAGGTGCTCTCATCGTTGACAAGGTGAAGGATGCAGACGGTAGCAACGGCTACAACGTAGCTACTGACGAGTACTGCGACCTCGTTGAAGCAGGTGTTGTTGACCCGACTAAGGTCACACGCTCCGCTCTTCAGCACGCATGCTCCATCTCCGGTCTTCTCCTTACCACCGAGTGTCTCATCACCGACATCCCTGAGCCAGAAGCTGCAGGTGGTGGCCACGGTCATGACCACGGTATGGGTGGCATGGGCGGCATGATGTAA
- a CDS encoding 3-keto-disaccharide hydrolase, protein MKSLLLISALAVSSISSVFAEEKVPKWTSLFNGKDLTGWVDVNTSPETWKVKDGILICTGKPIGVMRTEKQYENFVLHIEWKHMEAGGNSGVFVWSNATPAPNRLPLGMEVQMLELDWPKLYPDKNGNPRPIAYVHGELFGANGLTAVPDNPRGQRSKSVENRCKPRGEWNTYDVVCVDGVIKLSVNGKFVNGMSQSSMRKGYICLESEGAEIHFRNIKIMELPGGTATAEQTAPVITEKQK, encoded by the coding sequence ATGAAATCTCTACTTCTTATTTCCGCACTCGCCGTATCCAGCATCAGCTCAGTATTCGCCGAAGAAAAAGTCCCCAAGTGGACCTCACTCTTCAATGGCAAGGACCTCACTGGCTGGGTGGACGTGAACACCTCTCCTGAAACTTGGAAGGTCAAAGACGGCATCCTCATCTGCACCGGCAAGCCCATCGGCGTAATGAGGACCGAGAAGCAATACGAGAACTTCGTCCTGCATATCGAGTGGAAGCACATGGAAGCTGGCGGCAACTCAGGCGTCTTCGTCTGGAGCAATGCCACACCAGCACCCAACCGCCTGCCACTCGGCATGGAAGTTCAGATGTTAGAACTGGACTGGCCCAAGCTCTACCCAGACAAAAACGGTAATCCCCGCCCCATCGCCTACGTTCATGGCGAACTCTTCGGAGCCAATGGTTTGACCGCCGTACCAGACAACCCAAGAGGCCAGCGTAGCAAATCGGTCGAGAATCGCTGCAAGCCGCGCGGTGAATGGAACACCTACGATGTCGTCTGCGTGGACGGCGTCATCAAACTTTCCGTGAATGGTAAATTCGTTAACGGCATGAGCCAGTCCTCCATGCGAAAGGGATACATCTGTCTGGAATCCGAAGGTGCTGAGATCCACTTCCGCAATATCAAGATCATGGAACTCCCCGGCGGCACCGCAACAGCTGAACAGACCGCTCCGGTGATCACCGAGAAACAGAAATAA
- a CDS encoding formylglycine-generating enzyme family protein, with product MHGKSCCSPSKQAGDSTERPDTQPRILSPMAGSHEAMSLIPADSFLMGDDSEEIWVDDAEAPVREITLDAFYIDQYAVTNKDFESFVEATGYQTDAERHGWSFVFYLQITESHFKRMTLETAEGTEWWIKTPKACWKRPGGPGTNIRQIMDHPVTHVSWNDAQAFAVWAGKRLPTEAEWECAARGGLVRKHFPWGDELTPGGKHRCNIWQGQFPIENTEEDGYLFTAPVKSFQPNGYQLYNTSGNVWEWCQDWYDLDFPVHGSRVNPTGPDQGSERIIRGGSFLCHASYCNRYRNSARTSATPDSSTSHMGFRCAMNA from the coding sequence ATGCACGGAAAATCATGCTGCAGCCCTAGCAAGCAAGCCGGAGACTCTACGGAGAGACCCGACACGCAGCCTAGGATCCTCTCCCCCATGGCTGGCAGCCATGAGGCCATGAGCTTGATTCCTGCTGATTCTTTTCTGATGGGCGATGATAGCGAAGAGATTTGGGTGGATGATGCCGAAGCCCCCGTGCGCGAGATCACTCTGGATGCCTTCTACATCGATCAATATGCCGTTACTAACAAAGACTTTGAGTCCTTCGTCGAAGCCACGGGATACCAGACCGATGCCGAACGGCACGGCTGGTCCTTTGTTTTCTACCTGCAGATTACTGAATCCCACTTCAAGCGCATGACGCTGGAGACAGCCGAGGGCACCGAATGGTGGATCAAAACGCCCAAAGCCTGCTGGAAAAGGCCCGGCGGCCCGGGAACAAACATCCGCCAAATCATGGATCACCCAGTCACCCATGTCTCCTGGAATGATGCTCAGGCTTTTGCCGTATGGGCGGGCAAACGTCTCCCCACCGAAGCCGAGTGGGAATGTGCCGCCCGTGGAGGTCTGGTTAGAAAACATTTTCCATGGGGAGATGAGCTCACCCCCGGCGGCAAACACCGCTGCAATATCTGGCAGGGCCAGTTCCCCATCGAAAACACCGAGGAGGACGGCTACCTCTTCACCGCACCGGTCAAATCCTTCCAGCCTAATGGCTACCAGCTTTACAACACCTCGGGCAATGTCTGGGAATGGTGCCAGGACTGGTACGACTTGGACTTCCCCGTGCATGGCAGCAGGGTGAACCCGACTGGCCCGGATCAGGGCAGCGAGCGCATCATCCGCGGCGGTTCCTTTCTCTGCCACGCGTCCTACTGCAACCGCTACCGGAACTCAGCCCGTACCAGCGCCACTCCGGACTCCTCTACCAGCCACATGGGCTTCCGCTGCGCCATGAATGCGTGA
- a CDS encoding PEP-CTERM sorting domain-containing protein: MKRTILATLVSSTLGIVVSQAATISLSQAIDDTTAGDLVNATAPVSGEVFDTETEALTYLVTIDDSADTGAIFTAHINLVGISGSTATNGNDGLFWNSAGIVMSSDNNQTRNVTFTLSDITQTSGPAASLNFDGFTAFGINNGGGSKLYSLDGADGSALTANSGTETLASPVSTFTVSAHNSATANFRIDEVSADFTVSAIPEPSTSAMIGLVGLGLIARRRK, translated from the coding sequence ATGAAACGAACCATACTAGCTACACTTGTTAGCTCAACCCTCGGTATCGTGGTCAGCCAGGCAGCCACGATTTCTCTCTCACAAGCGATCGATGACACAACGGCTGGAGATTTAGTCAATGCGACTGCTCCCGTCAGCGGAGAGGTCTTTGATACAGAGACTGAAGCTCTGACCTATCTGGTCACCATTGATGATAGCGCAGACACTGGAGCCATCTTCACCGCCCATATCAACCTCGTAGGCATCTCCGGCTCAACAGCCACCAATGGCAATGACGGGCTGTTCTGGAACAGCGCAGGCATTGTGATGAGCTCTGATAACAACCAGACACGTAATGTCACCTTTACTCTGTCAGACATCACCCAAACCTCCGGCCCAGCTGCGAGTCTTAACTTTGATGGCTTCACCGCCTTTGGAATCAACAACGGTGGAGGCTCCAAGCTCTATTCACTTGATGGTGCAGACGGCAGCGCCCTAACAGCAAACTCTGGCACAGAGACTCTCGCTTCTCCTGTCAGTACCTTCACCGTGTCTGCCCACAACAGCGCTACGGCCAATTTTCGCATTGATGAAGTTTCTGCGGATTTCACGGTCTCTGCGATTCCTGAACCAAGCACCTCGGCCATGATCGGTTTGGTCGGTCTTGGCTTGATCGCTCGCCGCAGGAAGTAA
- a CDS encoding YfbK domain-containing protein, protein MSDDKIEAWNDPEVEARIIAMVMGEASDFEQAELQRLMQEDPALQRFHDEMLALHENIALASAPDQDDEWKLPPKRRSELLEHFGTKSEDETVALPTPLPLTSPYKTFKHQWRSATGIAACLVITVVIVAVMNPNQEIYRQVALASKEAPEIMSFSAGSDADMSQEKPEVANQVERKPSAPSSSMAEVIASQTKSPIIVPAPQMETNQPSIDFGDGDDFGGGWGNADGQLAKNEASHFARIAKEDAFSDEVRVEYGANYDYGISNESSKADLAKKKSTTAQEDPTARFSYRSGSSQMAKGSVGKTSAGVTVNDVRGGLKYDLAADITRSNAEDTADSQVILGNLIQREVAVRASRTNEADAAFLAGRKAYAEKDYETAIAEYRKAEAMLPAGPVAEQRRKAFQDHLHDGNIALSQQYRRTGRYQEARQLLQQVLEKDPSHSDAKQQLTYLESPIQTSPVLTYEHAKQVDEVRKGLYQAEGLTNLGRFDEAEEKYKEVLRSDRYNQAARRGLEKIAKLNSDYYRAAYDHTRSEMLRQVDQAWEIDVPPTLLYPTEYEPPELPNDTAQKSESYENLLANWMSEEQSVNNNDLTHLLPSLESDKTPDSESSTKKLEEKKQAPPLNEEIPAAEQPESTFSLNVSDVSFKLAQAAMLERNTWPAAESVRIEEFVNAFDYADPTPSMQEKVSCAIEQSVHPFRQQRNLMRISMSTAAQGRNQPLDLTILLDNSGSMDREDREAAVLKAMEVLGKQLGPNDRITLMSFALDTRLLADRITGDKAAGLVELVSRIPSEGGTNLEKAVKAAHKHALSSRRENSSSRVIILTDGAANLGNADPEKLTTMIEKMREHGIAFDACGIGTEGLDDGILEALTRKGDGRYYLINRAEDADAGFARQVAGALRPAAQNVKVQVIFNPDRVSKYRLLGFEKHRLKTEDFRNDKVDAAEMAAEESGSALYQFEPNPEGQGDIGEVFVRFRDMESGQMVERSWTIPYQKDATHLNEAKPSMQLAATAGLLADKLHGTDSGTTDFNQYNKVLGSLRAQFPSDQRVQQLIQMCEKTK, encoded by the coding sequence ATGAGTGATGATAAGATAGAAGCCTGGAATGACCCGGAAGTCGAAGCCCGCATCATCGCGATGGTAATGGGTGAGGCCAGCGATTTCGAGCAGGCCGAGCTCCAGCGCCTCATGCAGGAGGATCCCGCCCTGCAGCGCTTTCACGATGAAATGCTCGCGCTGCACGAGAACATCGCTCTGGCCTCGGCACCAGATCAGGACGACGAGTGGAAGCTTCCCCCAAAGAGACGCTCTGAACTGCTAGAACACTTTGGCACTAAATCCGAGGACGAAACGGTGGCTCTCCCGACACCTTTACCTCTCACCTCCCCCTACAAGACCTTTAAGCATCAATGGCGAAGTGCTACAGGCATCGCGGCCTGTCTCGTCATCACGGTGGTCATCGTCGCTGTGATGAATCCCAATCAGGAGATCTATAGACAAGTGGCCCTAGCAAGCAAAGAAGCTCCTGAAATCATGAGCTTCTCGGCCGGAAGTGACGCCGACATGAGCCAGGAGAAACCAGAGGTCGCCAATCAGGTCGAGCGCAAGCCTTCCGCCCCCTCATCCAGCATGGCCGAGGTCATCGCATCACAGACAAAATCCCCCATCATTGTACCCGCACCCCAAATGGAAACAAACCAACCATCGATCGACTTCGGCGATGGTGACGACTTCGGCGGAGGCTGGGGCAACGCTGATGGACAACTTGCAAAGAATGAAGCTTCACATTTCGCAAGAATAGCGAAGGAAGACGCTTTTAGTGATGAAGTAAGGGTCGAGTATGGAGCAAACTACGACTACGGAATATCCAACGAATCTAGCAAAGCTGATTTGGCCAAAAAGAAGTCAACTACAGCCCAAGAAGACCCGACCGCCAGATTCTCCTATCGATCAGGATCCAGCCAGATGGCTAAGGGCAGTGTGGGAAAAACCAGTGCAGGCGTTACTGTGAATGATGTCAGGGGTGGCTTGAAATACGATCTTGCAGCTGACATCACCCGCTCCAATGCCGAAGACACCGCAGACAGTCAGGTCATTCTGGGTAACCTCATCCAACGAGAAGTGGCCGTGAGAGCCAGTAGAACCAATGAAGCTGATGCAGCCTTCCTCGCAGGCCGCAAAGCCTATGCTGAAAAGGATTACGAAACGGCCATTGCTGAATACCGTAAAGCAGAGGCTATGCTACCGGCAGGGCCTGTTGCTGAACAGCGTCGCAAAGCTTTTCAGGACCATCTGCATGACGGAAACATCGCACTGAGCCAGCAGTACCGCCGCACTGGCCGCTATCAGGAAGCACGACAGCTACTCCAGCAGGTCTTGGAAAAAGATCCTAGCCATTCTGATGCAAAGCAACAGCTCACTTATCTGGAGTCACCTATTCAAACGAGCCCAGTGCTCACCTATGAGCATGCCAAGCAAGTCGACGAAGTCCGCAAGGGGCTCTATCAAGCAGAGGGGCTGACCAACCTGGGTCGCTTCGACGAAGCAGAGGAAAAATACAAGGAAGTGCTCCGCAGCGACCGTTACAACCAAGCCGCACGCCGAGGCCTGGAGAAAATCGCCAAGTTGAATAGCGACTACTACCGCGCGGCTTATGACCACACCCGCTCCGAAATGCTGCGTCAGGTGGATCAGGCTTGGGAAATAGACGTTCCTCCAACTCTGCTCTACCCAACAGAGTATGAGCCACCGGAGCTCCCGAATGACACTGCACAGAAGTCCGAGAGCTACGAAAACTTGCTCGCCAACTGGATGAGCGAAGAGCAAAGCGTCAACAACAACGACCTAACACATCTGCTTCCTTCACTAGAATCAGACAAGACTCCAGATTCCGAGAGCTCCACAAAAAAGTTGGAAGAGAAAAAACAAGCTCCGCCTCTCAACGAGGAAATTCCTGCTGCCGAGCAGCCTGAATCCACCTTCTCCCTCAACGTCAGTGATGTCTCCTTCAAGCTGGCCCAGGCAGCCATGCTGGAGCGCAACACCTGGCCAGCAGCGGAGAGCGTCCGGATTGAAGAATTCGTCAATGCCTTCGACTACGCTGACCCGACACCGAGCATGCAGGAAAAGGTTTCCTGCGCCATCGAGCAATCCGTGCATCCCTTCCGTCAGCAGCGCAACCTCATGCGCATCTCCATGAGTACCGCAGCGCAGGGGCGTAACCAACCACTGGACCTCACCATCCTGCTAGATAACTCAGGGTCCATGGACCGCGAGGACCGTGAAGCCGCCGTACTCAAGGCCATGGAAGTGCTCGGCAAGCAGCTGGGACCGAATGACCGCATTACCCTGATGAGCTTTGCTCTGGATACCCGCCTGCTCGCCGACCGCATCACTGGAGACAAGGCAGCCGGGCTGGTAGAGCTCGTCTCCCGCATCCCAAGTGAAGGCGGCACCAATCTCGAGAAAGCCGTCAAAGCGGCTCACAAGCACGCCCTCAGCTCACGCCGTGAGAATAGCTCCAGCCGAGTCATCATCCTGACAGACGGCGCAGCCAATCTAGGCAATGCCGATCCGGAGAAGCTGACCACGATGATCGAGAAGATGCGTGAGCATGGCATCGCCTTCGATGCCTGTGGCATCGGCACCGAGGGGCTGGACGACGGCATCCTGGAAGCCCTGACCCGCAAAGGCGACGGACGCTACTACCTGATCAACCGGGCAGAGGATGCGGATGCCGGCTTTGCCCGCCAGGTAGCTGGAGCCCTCCGCCCAGCCGCCCAGAATGTGAAGGTGCAGGTGATCTTCAATCCGGACCGCGTTTCCAAGTACCGCCTGCTGGGCTTTGAGAAGCACCGCTTGAAGACGGAAGACTTCCGCAACGACAAAGTAGACGCGGCTGAAATGGCCGCGGAGGAAAGCGGAAGCGCACTCTATCAGTTCGAGCCTAATCCAGAGGGCCAGGGAGACATCGGCGAAGTCTTCGTCCGTTTCCGCGACATGGAAAGCGGCCAGATGGTCGAACGCAGCTGGACAATCCCCTACCAAAAGGACGCCACCCATCTCAATGAGGCCAAGCCCTCCATGCAGCTGGCCGCCACCGCAGGTCTGCTGGCAGACAAGCTGCACGGCACCGACTCGGGCACTACGGATTTCAATCAGTACAACAAAGTCCTCGGCTCACTGAGAGCCCAGTTCCCCAGTGACCAGCGCGTCCAGCAGCTGATCCAGATGTGCGAAAAAACCAAATAA
- a CDS encoding four helix bundle protein: protein MSSKTINDLEIYREAMSLAEEIWALVVSWDGFAKSSLGLQLVRSTDSIAANLTEGYGRFHYKENQKFCFYARGSLQETQTWVEKAARRGVIPDEMARQLYAKLETLKKRLNAYISSIGQAAST, encoded by the coding sequence ATGTCTTCAAAAACGATCAACGACTTGGAAATCTACCGCGAAGCGATGAGCCTCGCTGAGGAGATCTGGGCTTTGGTCGTATCCTGGGATGGCTTTGCTAAAAGCTCACTTGGGCTGCAGTTAGTACGCAGTACGGATTCGATAGCTGCGAATCTCACTGAAGGCTACGGGCGCTTCCATTATAAGGAGAATCAGAAGTTCTGCTTCTATGCTCGAGGTAGTCTGCAAGAAACCCAGACTTGGGTGGAAAAAGCTGCAAGAAGGGGGGTGATTCCAGACGAAATGGCACGACAGCTCTATGCGAAGTTGGAAACGCTGAAGAAGCGGCTTAACGCTTACATTTCCTCCATCGGGCAAGCGGCATCTACCTAA
- a CDS encoding RNA polymerase sigma factor, whose translation MEPESDTVPVSPSDKAPIEDWFQNEESPLLRYAYTLVKRREVAEEVVQEAFMRLHQHWHEVDQPRPWLYRAVRNLSLNHLRKHKREDLTEREDESSEQDCPDDQASRMEVMVNVRMLMAEMKQDDRELLRLKYEENLSYAHISEKLNIGIGNVGYRLHNVLKTLGDSLRQAGIEGSKG comes from the coding sequence ATGGAACCAGAAAGCGACACAGTACCGGTATCGCCCAGCGATAAAGCACCGATCGAGGATTGGTTCCAGAACGAGGAGTCACCACTCCTGCGCTACGCCTACACCCTCGTCAAACGCAGGGAAGTGGCTGAAGAGGTCGTGCAGGAGGCCTTCATGCGTTTGCATCAGCACTGGCATGAAGTCGACCAGCCCAGACCCTGGCTCTACCGGGCCGTGCGCAATCTTTCCCTCAACCACCTCCGCAAGCACAAGCGCGAGGACCTGACGGAGAGAGAAGACGAGAGCTCGGAGCAGGACTGCCCGGACGATCAGGCCAGCCGCATGGAAGTCATGGTCAACGTGCGCATGCTGATGGCAGAGATGAAGCAAGATGACCGCGAGCTACTCCGCCTCAAGTACGAGGAAAACCTCTCCTACGCTCACATCAGTGAGAAACTCAACATCGGAATCGGGAACGTAGGCTACCGCCTGCACAACGTCCTCAAAACGCTTGGCGATTCGCTGCGCCAGGCAGGCATAGAAGGGAGCAAAGGATAA